The proteins below are encoded in one region of Toxoplasma gondii ME49 chromosome IV, whole genome shotgun sequence:
- a CDS encoding hypothetical protein (encoded by transcript TGME49_319390), with protein sequence MPAKPPNATRTMPKGKGKKQKAQGQKNLPPRPDLRYYSGQQGPLPKPGWYIRCSLDAQIDASARKLQETSPVTRPNGLRPRILLEASKSRKLARFSSSPHSDEVHLERRASFSNSPVCLSVRPKTAFSFVERPDIRKPVTEVVAAARTPSAAMVVSRPVLSAGSKTETAGLHNQTCVGIKHPSQMQANAAQLKTAITLEDVRALNIAADPRFLEMQEFASRCAERMHRDVGGPGLEQTSDSSSAVPPPRRFRLEAKWIPKKAASEVQNAMSMVERPLWAHPLSSLPDGNSRVRVRRPSAFWNPKSYQHTDTASTAADSKSYTQAFYAELANRLREVVSCRDTNFRLAHLDNVYEWFQRERTRFVTTASNGAQKPGDYGGTGNPNCKGTDAPSANPADLPPAYAFPELPCPSDAFDASALASSSGSAFFDPQKPRRDSYGGFVDQDSVDSLDSSADFRHLPRQDRLLLRQRERKGSSASDSICSSRRSSALPHSNCCRRGSEGDVSVAENRDVENRGPKTSRHLTLGDGAHLDSSVPCGIRVEDPPFLEFVQSHAPLISPQDYLLELETRDLIPPGSPEKFVNAGRMALLSQIQSPVRVVTSRKASLSATGRGYEDACASSEPSDGLGALEAATLGTSSQTWASRCHRKYRGDLQQRYIQDLRKLRPPWGMKNIHANSPSKADEGTRSVSSSSAWRRSSNHFTKAGRPPRHTFAGYSSSGATKENKAAAELNLEERWLVCRHRDIIRMRHAREKKQTMEEWARRRSLLLTQAQKQVEEIRCWQPPSPESSSSSESSSDEEETLTVDPPLTPRSSAFRWSIDSRRASDFSNGPGWRVLRDAIAKRTSLALVSEEAHDQTQREREVDQQNAQENADDSGEDVKEGNIQDDRSSSLSSSDSDNQHSEDNEQETSPEEGARQKTGAPAPSVRRNGQAQREKRRQSKRKEMKDKEEDRQAQREKEKNAQEDCSNLSKGL encoded by the exons ATGCCTGCGAAGCCACCCAATGCCACGCGCACAATGCCAAAAGGCAAGGgcaaaaaacagaaggcGCAAGGGCAGAAGAATCTGCCCCCGCGACCAGATCTCAGGTATTACTCTGGACAACAGGGTCCACTGCCCAAGCCCGGATGGTACATACGCTGCTCCCTCGATGCCCAGATCGATGCTAGCGCCAGAAAGCTGCAAGAGACATCGCCAGTTACGAGGCCAAATGGACTGCGTCCTCGTATTCTTCTTGAGGCATCTAAGTCTCGGAAGCTTGCACGCTTCTCCAGCTCTCCTCACTCTGACGAGGTCCATCTGGAGCGGCGCGCCTCTTTTTCCAACTCACcagtctgtctttctgtaAGGCCTAAgactgccttctctttcgtggAAAGACCCGACATACGAAAGCCAGTGACCGAGGTAGTTGCAGCGGCCAGAACGCCCTCAGCAGCGATGGTTGTCTCTCGCCCGGTCCTGTCAGCGGGGAGCAAGACGGAAACAGCCGGTCTGCACAACCAGACTTGCGTGGGCATAAAGCATCCTTCTCAGATGCAAGCGAATGCCGCACAGCTGAAAACTGCGATAACCCTGGAAGATGTTCGAGCGTTGAACATTGCAGCAGATCCACGATTCCTCGAAATGCAAGAGTTTGCGTCGCGTTGTGCAGAACGAATGCACAGAGACGTCGGTGGCCCTGGATTAGAACAGACATCGGATAGTTCCTCGGCGGTGCCACCACCTCGACGTTTCCGGTTGGAAGCGAAGTGGATTCCAAAGAAAGCTGCGTCGGAAGTTCAGAACGCAATGTCAATGGTAGAACGTCCCTTGTGGGCGCATCCTCTTTCATCGCTGCCTGATGGAAATTCTCGTGTACGTGTTAGACGGCCTTCGGCATTCTGGAATCCCAAGTCATACCAGCACACCGATACTGCTTCTACAGCAGCCGATTCCAAGTCCTATACACAGGCGTTCTATGCTGAACTTGCAAACCGTCTGAGAGAGGTCGTCTCTTGCCGCGACACGAATTTCCGTCTCGCTCACTTAGACAACGTCTACGAGTGGTTTCAACGAGAAAGGACTAGGTTTGTGACAACCGCATCAAATGGTGCCCAGAAACCGGGCGACTATGGTGGAACAGGCAACCCGAACTGTAAAGGTACAGATGCACCCTCAGCGAATCCTGCAGATCTTCCCCCCGCCTATGCCTTTCCTGAGCTTCCTTGCCCTAGTGATGCTTTTGACGCTTCTGCACTCGCTTCTAGTAGCGGTTCTGCCTTTTTTGACCCACAGAAGCCGAGGAGAGATTCGTATGGAGGTTTCGTTGATCAGGACTCTGTAGATAGTCTGGATAGTTCGGCAGATTTCCGACATCTTCCTCGACAGGACAGGCTTCTCCTCAGgcagagggaaagaaaaggGTCCAGTGCGTCAGATTCTATCTGCAGTTCTCGCCGATCCTCTGCTTTACCTCACTCGAACTGCTGCAGACGCGGCAGTGAAGGCGACGTTTCTGTCGCCGAAAACCGTGACGTGGAAAATCGTGGTCCTAAGACCTCTCGCCATCTGACACTCGGCGACGGGGCGCATCTAGACAGCAGCGTTCCCTGCGGTATTCGAGTAGAAGACCCACCCTTTCTCGAGTTTGTCCAAAGCCATGCTCCGCTCATTTCACCACAAGATTACCTCCTGGAGCTCGAAACACGAGACCTTATTCCGCCGGGGAGTCCTGAGAAGTTTGTCAACGCAGGACGCATGGCTTTGCTTTCTCAGATACAGTCCCCTGTCAGAGTTGTCACTTCTCGGAAAGCGAGTCTTTCCGCAACAGGAAGAGGGTATGAGGACGCCTGTGCCTCTTCAGAGCCATCCGACGGACTGGGCGCACTGGAGGCAGCAACCCTTGGTACAAGCAGTCAGACATGGGCGTCACGATGCCACCGGAAATATCGGGGGGATTTGCAGCAGAGATACATTCAAGACCTACGAAAACTCCGGCCGCCATGGGGCATGAAAAACATTCATGCCAATTCACCGTCAAAAGCAGATGAAGGAACCCGCTCTGTTAGCAGCTCGTCTGCATGGAGGCGGTCTTCCAATCACTTTACGAAGGCGGGACGACCTCCACGCCACACCTTTGCCG GTTATTCGTCCAGTGGCGCCACAAAGGAGAATAAAGCAGCTGCGGAGCTTAATCTTGAGGAACGCTGGTTGGTCTGTCGCCATCGAGATATCATCCGAATGCG gcatgcgagagagaaaaaacaaacaatGGAAGAGTGGGCCAGAAGACGGTCACTTCTGCTAACTCAGGCTCAGAA GCAGGTCGAAGAGATTCGCTGCTGGCAACCCCCATCTCCTGA GTCGTCGAGTTCTTCAGAGTCGTCgtcagacgaagaagaaactctgACGGTGGACCCCCCACTGACGCCTCGCAGTTCCGCCTTTCGCTGGAGTATCGACAGCAGGCGAGCGTCGGATTTTTCAAATGGTCCTGGTTGGCGAGTGCTCAGAGATGCCATAGCAAAACGAACTTCGCTTGCACTTGTCTCCGAGGAAGCACATGACCAGACCCAGCGGGAAAGGGAGGTTGACCAACAGAACGCGCAGGAAAACGCTGATGATAGTGGCGAAGACGTCAAAGAAGGCAATATTCAAGATGACAGATCTTCGTCTCTATCTTCTTCAGATTCAGACAACCAACACAGCGAAGACAACGAACAAGAGACGTCGCCAGAGGAGGGGGCGAGGCAA AAGACAGGAGCGCCTGCTCCGTCCGTCAGACGCAACGGACAggcacagagggagaagaggaggcagtcgaaaaggaaggagatgAAGGACAAGGAGGAGGACAGGCAAgcgcaaagagagaaagagaagaacgctcAAGAAGACTGCTCCAACTTATCGAAGGGGCTCTGA